The Urbifossiella limnaea genome has a window encoding:
- a CDS encoding gluzincin family metallopeptidase, with the protein MARSRPRKPRPKPVPPLPPPDVAPPSRRRLQVYALDPAADQSLSTANIARCVLPVRWEALTPGPVGEYVEVVDVDPSSGCAYDPVDLDHPHHAAQDGLRPSEGNPHFHQQMVYAVVMKTIENFEAALGRPVMWADRPWTDKHPTGRELTRAERYVPRLRVYPHALREANAYYSPSKKALLFGYFNAQTADPREELPGGMVFTCLSHDVIAHETTHAILDGIHPRLLKPSNGDMLAFHEGFADIVAIFQHFTLPGLLLDQMHKTRGDLSLNNLLAELAGQFGRATKRGGALRNALGEFDKDGRRVRPQPKTLAGTTKPHDRGAVLVAAVFDAFLRIYEDRIRDLKRIASDGSGILRPGDIHPDLARRFADEAIKAAQRVLNISVRALDYLPPVDITFGDYLRALITADAELVPDDPKRHRVAFIEAFRERGILPDDVRSLGEDSLRWQPATRECVAAIKDFMPPPEVIRTMLAGYDSISESIPEAAARKEWTQFDTRVALREAFLRKMWVEPPAQRDRRVERRMEAYKLENTIAAFLHQWLRLSVSEPAGAAASAAAARSPASAAAAAVAAGSAAASSASDAAGVIGEWLGLDLHANNEYLARPRGERRRPGDMPIEVHDVRPTYRVRADGRTKVELVVVLTQKRRWLLPATDAGKPEKDEFAVGQLGCQVARDDWRDGTYAQYQDDAGRKVYFTFRGGCTLIINPETGELRYAIAKNVLGVARRNANARFFLERLIEGGPAVMDRYGLEYEGAKDDTDESGTDAPARRRRANKRRPLEPFALTHRGTDEEGD; encoded by the coding sequence ATGGCCCGCTCGCGCCCCCGAAAGCCACGGCCGAAGCCCGTCCCGCCGCTGCCGCCGCCGGACGTCGCCCCGCCGAGCCGCCGGCGCCTCCAGGTGTACGCCCTCGACCCGGCCGCCGACCAGTCGCTCAGCACGGCCAACATCGCCCGCTGCGTGCTGCCCGTCCGGTGGGAGGCGCTCACGCCCGGCCCGGTCGGCGAGTACGTCGAGGTGGTGGACGTCGACCCGTCCAGCGGCTGCGCCTACGACCCCGTGGACCTCGACCACCCGCACCACGCCGCCCAGGACGGCCTCCGCCCGTCCGAGGGCAACCCGCACTTCCACCAGCAAATGGTGTACGCGGTCGTCATGAAGACGATCGAGAACTTCGAGGCGGCCCTCGGCCGGCCGGTGATGTGGGCCGACCGGCCGTGGACCGACAAGCACCCGACCGGCCGCGAACTCACCCGGGCCGAGCGGTACGTGCCGCGGCTCCGCGTCTACCCGCACGCCCTCCGCGAGGCCAACGCCTACTACTCGCCGAGCAAGAAGGCGCTGCTGTTCGGCTACTTCAACGCCCAGACCGCCGACCCGCGCGAGGAACTCCCGGGCGGCATGGTCTTCACCTGCCTCAGCCACGACGTGATCGCCCACGAGACGACTCACGCCATCCTCGACGGCATCCACCCGCGGCTGCTCAAGCCGTCGAACGGCGACATGCTCGCGTTCCACGAGGGCTTCGCCGACATCGTCGCCATCTTCCAGCACTTCACGCTGCCGGGCCTGCTGCTGGACCAGATGCACAAGACGCGCGGCGACCTGTCGCTGAACAACCTCCTCGCCGAGCTCGCCGGGCAGTTCGGCCGGGCCACCAAGCGCGGCGGGGCGCTGCGGAACGCGCTCGGCGAGTTCGACAAGGACGGCCGCCGCGTCCGCCCGCAGCCGAAGACGCTCGCCGGCACCACCAAGCCGCACGACCGCGGGGCCGTCCTCGTCGCCGCCGTCTTCGACGCCTTCCTCCGCATCTACGAGGACCGCATCCGCGACCTGAAGCGGATCGCGTCCGACGGCTCCGGCATCCTCCGCCCCGGCGACATCCACCCCGACCTGGCCAGGCGCTTCGCCGACGAGGCGATCAAGGCCGCCCAGCGGGTGCTGAACATCTCGGTGCGGGCGCTCGACTACCTGCCGCCGGTGGACATCACCTTCGGCGACTACCTGCGGGCGCTCATCACCGCCGACGCCGAGTTGGTGCCGGACGACCCGAAGCGGCACCGGGTGGCGTTCATCGAGGCGTTCCGCGAGCGCGGCATCCTGCCGGACGACGTCCGCTCGCTCGGCGAGGACAGCCTGCGGTGGCAGCCGGCGACCCGCGAGTGCGTCGCCGCCATCAAGGACTTCATGCCGCCGCCGGAGGTGATCCGCACCATGCTCGCCGGGTACGACTCCATCTCCGAGTCCATCCCGGAAGCGGCGGCGCGAAAAGAGTGGACGCAGTTCGACACCCGCGTCGCCCTGCGCGAGGCGTTCCTCCGCAAGATGTGGGTCGAGCCGCCGGCCCAGCGCGACCGCCGGGTCGAGCGCCGGATGGAGGCGTACAAGCTGGAGAACACCATCGCCGCGTTCCTCCACCAGTGGCTGCGGCTGTCGGTGTCGGAGCCGGCCGGCGCCGCGGCGTCGGCTGCCGCCGCCAGATCACCGGCATCGGCGGCGGCGGCGGCGGTGGCCGCCGGGTCGGCGGCGGCGTCTTCGGCTAGCGACGCCGCCGGCGTCATCGGCGAGTGGCTCGGGCTCGACCTGCACGCCAACAACGAGTACCTGGCGCGGCCGCGCGGCGAGCGCCGCCGGCCGGGCGACATGCCCATCGAGGTCCACGACGTGAGGCCGACGTACCGCGTCCGCGCGGACGGGCGTACCAAAGTCGAACTCGTCGTCGTCCTCACCCAGAAGCGGCGGTGGCTCCTCCCCGCGACCGACGCCGGCAAGCCCGAAAAGGACGAGTTCGCCGTCGGCCAGTTGGGCTGCCAGGTGGCCCGCGACGACTGGCGCGACGGGACGTACGCCCAGTACCAGGACGACGCCGGCCGCAAGGTGTACTTCACGTTCCGCGGCGGCTGCACGCTCATCATCAACCCCGAGACCGGCGAGCTGCGGTACGCCATCGCCAAGAACGTCCTCGGTGTCGCCCGCCGCAACGCCAACGCCCGGTTCTTTCTGGAGCGACTGATCGAGGGCGGCCCGGCCGTGATGGACCGGTACGGCCTGGAGTACGAGGGCGCCAAGGACGACACCGACGAGAGCGGCACCGACGCCCCCGCCCGGCGGCGGCGGGCAAACAAGCGGCGGCCGCTGGAGCCGTTCGCGCTGACCCACCGCGGCACCGACGAGGAGGGCGACTGA
- a CDS encoding MFS transporter — MTHRPGLLLVVLAYVGFVSLGLPDAVIGVAWPSVRDRFGLAQAAAGVVFAASGLGYFASSFVAGRLARGLGIGLLLGLSTGLVGGAMFGFAGAPLFALFAACAVVHGLGSGAIDAGLNGYAAHHLSARHMNWLHACYCFGAMLGPLLMTAVLSGGRPYAAGYTVVGGVMAALALVFLATRPRWGEASADPAGDAPPVRTGDALRHPAVLLHMAVFFVYTGLEVALGQWAFTVLTEHRGVAAGAAGVAVGAYWGSIGVGRVVFGLVAERVGIDRLLRVCMFATLAGAMLFAAPLPEWAAFAGLVVAGVGLAPVYPCLMTRTPQRLGPGLSAHSIGFQVGAAMIGAAAVPAGLGLLAGDVGLGAVPTATLMVAAGLGLLHEVLIARGEAR; from the coding sequence ATGACACACCGGCCGGGTCTGCTCCTCGTCGTGCTCGCCTACGTCGGGTTCGTCAGCCTCGGGCTGCCGGACGCCGTCATCGGCGTGGCGTGGCCGTCGGTCCGCGACCGGTTCGGGCTGGCGCAGGCCGCGGCCGGCGTCGTGTTCGCGGCGTCGGGGCTGGGCTACTTCGCCAGCAGCTTCGTCGCCGGCCGACTCGCCCGCGGGCTCGGCATCGGCCTGCTGCTGGGCCTCAGCACGGGCCTCGTCGGGGGTGCGATGTTCGGGTTCGCCGGGGCGCCGCTGTTCGCGCTCTTCGCGGCGTGCGCCGTCGTCCACGGGCTCGGCTCGGGGGCCATCGACGCCGGGCTCAACGGGTACGCGGCGCACCACCTGTCGGCCCGGCACATGAACTGGCTGCACGCCTGCTACTGCTTCGGCGCCATGCTCGGCCCGCTGCTGATGACTGCGGTCCTGAGCGGCGGGCGGCCCTACGCCGCGGGGTACACCGTGGTCGGCGGCGTGATGGCGGCGCTGGCGCTGGTCTTCCTGGCGACGCGGCCGCGCTGGGGCGAGGCGAGCGCCGACCCCGCCGGGGACGCGCCGCCGGTCCGCACCGGCGACGCGCTGCGGCACCCGGCGGTGCTGCTGCACATGGCCGTGTTCTTCGTCTACACCGGGCTGGAGGTGGCGCTCGGGCAGTGGGCGTTCACCGTGCTCACCGAGCACCGCGGCGTCGCGGCCGGGGCGGCGGGTGTGGCCGTCGGCGCGTACTGGGGGAGCATCGGCGTCGGCCGCGTGGTGTTCGGCCTGGTTGCCGAGCGCGTCGGCATCGACCGGCTGCTCCGCGTGTGCATGTTCGCCACCCTCGCCGGTGCGATGTTGTTCGCGGCGCCGCTGCCCGAGTGGGCGGCGTTCGCGGGGCTGGTCGTCGCCGGCGTCGGGCTGGCGCCGGTGTACCCGTGCCTGATGACGCGCACGCCGCAGCGCCTCGGGCCGGGCCTGTCGGCGCACTCGATCGGCTTCCAGGTCGGCGCGGCGATGATCGGGGCGGCGGCCGTCCCCGCGGGGCTCGGGCTTCTGGCGGGTGATGTGGGGTTAGGCGCGGTGCCGACGGCGACACTGATGGTGGCCGCGGGGCTGGGGCTGCTTCACGAAGTGCTGATCGCGCGGGGCGAAGCGCGGTGA
- a CDS encoding N-formylglutamate amidohydrolase, with translation MRRPRLPAAVVAALAAVAVALAQEPAARPESPFLNVRKGNMPVIISAPHGGTGEIPGVPTRRGVGLPTGPNGFYTGRDPGTEELAATLAVEVFLKTGKRPYLVTARFSRRYVDANRPADVAYESPRAKPVYDAYHDTLAGFCKEVRKVHGRGLLLDVHNQATFPDSVVRGTQDGKTVALLRQRFGEKAHCGPDSLLGLLGGAGFKTHPAKLDGKEHDNFNGGYIVRTYSGDYGLDAVQLEFGWMLTTPVSAPETAGKVAAAIDQFHRLYLVDAK, from the coding sequence ATGCGTCGCCCGCGCCTCCCCGCGGCGGTCGTTGCCGCGCTCGCCGCCGTCGCCGTCGCGCTGGCCCAGGAGCCGGCCGCGCGACCGGAGTCGCCGTTCCTCAACGTCCGCAAGGGGAACATGCCGGTCATCATCTCCGCACCGCACGGCGGCACGGGCGAGATTCCCGGCGTCCCGACGCGACGCGGGGTCGGCCTGCCCACCGGGCCGAACGGCTTCTACACCGGCCGCGACCCCGGCACCGAAGAGCTGGCCGCGACGCTGGCCGTTGAAGTGTTCCTCAAGACCGGCAAGCGACCGTACCTCGTCACCGCCCGGTTCAGCCGCCGCTACGTCGACGCCAACCGGCCGGCCGACGTCGCCTACGAGAGCCCGCGCGCCAAGCCCGTCTACGACGCCTACCACGACACCCTCGCCGGGTTCTGCAAGGAAGTCCGCAAGGTTCACGGCCGCGGTCTGCTCCTCGACGTCCACAACCAGGCGACCTTCCCCGACTCGGTGGTCCGCGGCACGCAGGACGGTAAGACGGTGGCGCTGCTCCGCCAGCGCTTCGGCGAGAAGGCCCACTGCGGCCCGGACAGCCTGCTCGGGCTGCTCGGCGGGGCGGGCTTCAAGACGCACCCGGCCAAGCTCGACGGCAAGGAGCACGATAACTTCAACGGCGGCTACATCGTCCGCACCTACAGCGGCGACTACGGCCTCGACGCCGTGCAGCTCGAATTCGGCTGGATGCTCACGACGCCCGTGTCAGCTCCCGAGACGGCCGGGAAGGTGGCTGCGGCGATCGATCAGTTCCACCGGCTGTACCTCGTGGACGCGAAGTGA
- the epsC gene encoding serine O-acetyltransferase EpsC, which yields MATDIRLKDELPTITDLLVESYTECSRMNHLAHEPLPSRDSVADILADLSEVLYPGYGRRQNLHHGNVGYHVGALVDGLHDKLTQQIARALRHELCEESPHVDCEAIAQPKAMELLRRLPDVRKVLEQDVDAAYRGDPAARSHHEIIFSYPGLEAVSVYRVAHELYTLGVPFIPRMMTEAAHAKTGIDIHPGARIGPGFFIDHGTGVVIGQTCEIGAGVKLYQGVTLGALSFTKDDDGNLTHGSYKRHPTLKDGVVVYANATILGGATVVGERSVIGSNVWLTESVPPDTTVLLEKPRLRLKGAKPAADDVSLMYHI from the coding sequence ATGGCAACCGACATCCGGCTGAAGGACGAGCTGCCGACGATCACCGACCTGCTGGTCGAGTCGTACACCGAGTGCAGCCGGATGAACCACCTGGCGCACGAGCCGCTGCCGAGCCGCGACTCCGTCGCCGACATCCTCGCCGATCTCAGCGAAGTGCTGTACCCCGGCTACGGCCGGCGGCAGAACCTCCACCACGGCAACGTGGGTTACCACGTGGGCGCCCTCGTCGATGGGCTCCACGACAAGCTGACGCAGCAGATCGCCCGCGCCCTGCGCCACGAGCTGTGCGAGGAGAGCCCGCACGTCGACTGCGAGGCCATCGCCCAGCCGAAGGCGATGGAGCTGCTGCGGCGGCTGCCGGACGTGCGGAAGGTGCTGGAGCAGGACGTGGACGCCGCCTACCGCGGCGACCCGGCCGCCCGCAGCCACCACGAGATCATCTTCAGCTACCCCGGCCTCGAAGCGGTGAGCGTGTACCGCGTGGCCCACGAGCTGTACACGCTGGGCGTGCCGTTCATCCCGCGCATGATGACGGAGGCGGCGCACGCCAAGACCGGCATCGACATCCACCCGGGGGCGCGGATCGGGCCGGGCTTCTTCATCGACCACGGCACCGGCGTGGTGATCGGCCAGACGTGCGAGATCGGCGCCGGCGTGAAGCTGTACCAGGGCGTGACGCTCGGCGCCCTGAGCTTCACGAAGGACGACGACGGCAACCTGACGCACGGCAGCTACAAGCGCCACCCCACGCTGAAGGACGGTGTGGTGGTGTACGCGAACGCCACTATCCTGGGCGGCGCCACGGTGGTGGGCGAGCGGAGCGTGATCGGCTCGAACGTGTGGCTGACGGAGAGCGTACCGCCCGACACGACGGTGCTGCTGGAGAAGCCGCGGCTGCGGCTGAAGGGCGCTAAGCCGGCGGCGGACGACGTGTCGCTGATGTACCACATCTAA
- a CDS encoding HNH endonuclease gives MSSSVRTAVADRAGGCCEYCRSQDRFAVQSFAVEHVEPQSGGGSDDAENLAYSCQGCNNHKYTRTRAVDPATGAEVPLFHPRRQRWSDHFAWAADYSEVVGLTPTGRATVAALRLNRPGVVNLRTVLFSVGLHPPGPPTDAGRSPRPLPPATTS, from the coding sequence GTGTCGTCGTCCGTTCGAACCGCGGTGGCGGACCGGGCCGGCGGCTGCTGCGAATACTGTCGCAGTCAGGACCGGTTCGCGGTCCAGTCGTTCGCGGTCGAGCACGTCGAGCCGCAGAGCGGCGGCGGGTCCGACGATGCGGAGAACCTCGCCTACTCTTGTCAGGGGTGCAACAACCACAAGTACACCCGGACCCGCGCGGTAGACCCCGCCACCGGTGCCGAGGTGCCCCTGTTCCACCCGCGCCGCCAACGCTGGTCGGACCACTTCGCGTGGGCGGCCGACTACTCGGAAGTCGTCGGGTTGACGCCAACGGGCCGCGCCACCGTCGCGGCGCTCCGGCTCAACCGCCCCGGCGTGGTCAACCTGCGGACCGTACTCTTTTCGGTCGGCCTCCACCCGCCCGGACCGCCGACTGACGCCGGCCGCTCGCCGCGCCCCCTGCCGCCCGCTACGACTTCCTGA